A window of the Nitrosopumilus ureiphilus genome harbors these coding sequences:
- a CDS encoding class I SAM-dependent methyltransferase, producing MNELKVKKDFTGIYTQDSPYRYLKEMDRLEYSISDSTKPLYNSIIEQLEETLSRPINVLDLGSSYGINSSLMKYNLTMSELSNFFLNGTEPTKKETKQFYEECTSNDNMNFYQIDISEEALKFSEEMDLCERGINVDLEAEKLNLLESLPKIDVVIATGCVGYIGHNAFSNLLKVIKNRQSNSIESETEYVAPIFAFSVLRMFDMEDIEEVFEMYDYSIVKSDIKPIRQRNFSDPKEKEQTISLLHDMGINTKKYEDDGNFYADFYIAKSKN from the coding sequence ATGAATGAATTAAAAGTAAAAAAAGATTTTACAGGTATTTACACGCAAGATTCTCCATATAGATATCTAAAGGAAATGGATAGATTGGAATATTCTATATCAGATTCTACAAAACCGTTGTACAACTCCATCATAGAACAACTTGAAGAGACGTTATCTAGACCCATTAATGTATTAGATTTAGGAAGTTCATACGGTATCAACTCATCATTAATGAAATATAATTTAACAATGTCAGAATTGAGTAATTTCTTTTTAAATGGAACTGAACCTACAAAAAAAGAGACTAAACAATTCTACGAGGAATGCACAAGTAATGACAACATGAATTTCTATCAAATAGATATTTCAGAAGAGGCTCTAAAATTCTCCGAAGAGATGGATTTGTGTGAAAGAGGCATAAATGTTGATCTTGAAGCTGAAAAATTAAATTTATTAGAATCATTACCGAAAATAGATGTGGTGATTGCAACTGGTTGTGTTGGCTATATTGGACACAACGCATTTTCAAATCTACTAAAAGTAATTAAAAATAGACAATCTAATTCAATCGAATCTGAAACAGAGTATGTCGCTCCAATCTTTGCATTCTCTGTTCTTAGAATGTTTGATATGGAGGACATTGAAGAAGTTTTTGAAATGTATGATTATTCTATTGTAAAAAGCGACATAAAACCAATACGTCAAAGAAATTTTTCTGATCCTAAAGAAAAAGAACAGACTATTTCTCTATTACACGACATGGGAATTAATACTAAAAAATATGAAGACGATGGTAATTTCTACGCCGACTTTTATATTGCAAAATCCAAAAATTAG
- a CDS encoding CBS domain-containing protein — MESVNKDSLSELTLEELFPDTLTGTNCVFVDKEREVWIATEMCAQHLESTIDALVVQDNGKPIGIVGGYDILDHLRKNPTRDSQYQHETKEIMFKDVPQVSKQTKFKDLMDTWKNSRRAFAIIPNKSGSYSPISARKMLEVGKRYKTDLTISSMPKKKIITFQGDEPLRDIIDLMFNNKTRKLLLGNSNQFISDRTILEGLSRITKFQKDVENFLDVPINKFTFDHIKVITEDIPFDKLCTVMDRMEHPYVCYKDIVVSPWDICLTLSSEGIQKSDVKLEMTKTCPHCGKNIN; from the coding sequence ATGGAATCTGTAAACAAAGATAGTCTTTCTGAATTGACCTTGGAAGAACTGTTTCCAGATACATTAACTGGTACAAATTGTGTCTTTGTTGATAAGGAACGAGAGGTTTGGATTGCTACAGAAATGTGTGCTCAACATTTAGAGTCTACAATAGATGCACTTGTAGTTCAAGACAATGGTAAACCCATCGGAATTGTAGGTGGGTATGACATTCTAGATCACCTGAGAAAAAACCCTACACGTGATTCTCAATACCAACATGAAACTAAGGAAATTATGTTCAAAGATGTTCCTCAAGTTAGTAAACAAACAAAATTCAAAGATTTGATGGATACATGGAAAAATAGCAGAAGGGCATTTGCTATAATTCCAAACAAATCAGGAAGTTATTCACCAATTTCTGCAAGAAAAATGCTAGAGGTTGGGAAAAGATACAAAACAGATCTCACAATATCTTCAATGCCTAAAAAGAAAATTATCACATTTCAGGGTGATGAACCATTAAGGGACATTATTGATTTAATGTTTAATAACAAAACACGAAAACTTCTATTGGGAAATTCTAATCAGTTTATTAGCGATAGGACAATTCTTGAAGGACTGTCACGAATTACAAAATTTCAAAAGGATGTTGAAAATTTCTTAGATGTTCCAATAAACAAATTTACCTTTGATCACATCAAAGTAATCACCGAAGATATTCCATTTGATAAACTTTGCACAGTGATGGATAGAATGGAACATCCTTACGTCTGTTACAAAGACATAGTTGTTAGTCCATGGGACATATGCTTGACTTTGTCATCTGAGGGCATACAGAAATCTGATGTCAAACTTGAGATGACCAAAACATGTCCACATTGTGGGAAAAATATCAATTAA
- a CDS encoding CBS domain-containing protein, which yields MLPRIDSIKQIRQKIGITQKKLAIMTGVSTSMINQIESGRSQPSYETAKKIFDSLAKLEGESSSHTAGDFCSKDIVKLKPTNTLHDAIKKMHQLSISQIPVFSNSEVVGVVSEDGIVKHLADVGESELKKAKLADTMDPVPPIVDFDTPANVLVPLIRYSKCILVTKKSKIVGIITASDTLKMME from the coding sequence TTGCTGCCTAGAATTGATTCTATAAAACAGATAAGACAGAAAATTGGCATTACTCAAAAAAAACTTGCGATAATGACAGGGGTTAGCACCTCGATGATTAATCAAATTGAGTCAGGGAGAAGCCAACCAAGTTATGAAACGGCAAAGAAAATTTTTGACAGTCTTGCAAAACTAGAAGGAGAGTCATCATCACATACAGCCGGAGATTTTTGTAGCAAAGATATTGTAAAGCTAAAACCGACTAACACGCTTCATGACGCAATCAAAAAAATGCATCAATTATCAATTAGTCAAATTCCTGTTTTCAGTAATTCAGAAGTTGTTGGAGTGGTATCAGAAGACGGCATTGTCAAACACCTAGCAGATGTTGGAGAGTCAGAACTGAAAAAAGCAAAACTTGCAGACACTATGGATCCTGTCCCACCAATAGTAGACTTTGACACACCAGCAAATGTTCTAGTTCCATTAATCAGATATTCAAAGTGTATTCTAGTTACAAAGAAATCAAAGATTGTCGGAATAATCACAGCTTCTGACACTCTAAAAATGATGGAGTAA
- the cas1 gene encoding CRISPR-associated endonuclease Cas1 yields the protein MTLKNKRNHYNVKLLRGYGHSISVKNSKLILKNGRHDITGEQESEVWFVKNMPYEKIILSGKGYVSTEALSLLSQNNRNVILVDTYGKPITYCNSMMDSLTGTKYRIAQYDTFRDPTKCEYLTKQILTAKKESQLKLLKLIGSDVVSLPEKEHLASKIHFAEYAKFIPERYGFNSRNQSFIRTSKNNATDIINALLNYGYSVLAGEISKFVCGFGLDPYFGFMHRSHTGFQPLVYDIIEPFRWLVDYSVYSIANNSSKRHRIKLKEFVHTRDGNVVMDSSLIKRFLEMLDRQFRQERKYGFRHGKKTKSGLKSVQEITIVKIASQNLAEYCSGKEKEFVI from the coding sequence ATGACATTAAAAAACAAAAGAAATCATTACAATGTAAAACTACTTCGAGGATATGGACATTCCATTTCTGTAAAAAATTCAAAACTAATTCTAAAAAATGGCAGACATGACATTACAGGAGAACAAGAATCAGAAGTGTGGTTTGTCAAGAACATGCCATATGAGAAAATAATTCTTTCAGGAAAAGGCTATGTCTCTACTGAAGCCTTATCACTACTTTCTCAAAATAATCGAAATGTAATTCTAGTTGACACATATGGCAAACCTATAACATATTGCAATTCCATGATGGATTCTCTTACTGGAACAAAATACAGAATTGCACAGTATGATACGTTCAGAGATCCTACAAAATGCGAATATCTAACAAAGCAAATTCTAACTGCTAAAAAAGAATCTCAACTAAAACTACTCAAGTTAATTGGCAGTGATGTTGTATCATTACCAGAAAAGGAACATCTTGCAAGCAAAATCCACTTTGCAGAATATGCCAAATTCATTCCTGAAAGATATGGGTTTAATTCCAGAAATCAGTCATTTATCCGCACCAGTAAGAACAATGCAACAGATATCATCAATGCCTTGTTAAATTATGGCTATTCTGTATTGGCAGGGGAGATTTCCAAATTTGTTTGTGGGTTTGGTCTGGATCCTTACTTTGGATTCATGCATCGTTCCCACACAGGATTTCAACCATTAGTTTATGATATTATTGAACCATTTCGATGGTTAGTAGATTATTCAGTTTATTCCATAGCAAATAATTCAAGTAAAAGACATAGAATCAAACTCAAAGAATTTGTTCATACCAGAGATGGAAATGTTGTGATGGATTCTTCTCTGATCAAGAGATTTTTGGAGATGTTAGATAGACAGTTTCGCCAAGAAAGAAAATATGGTTTTCGACATGGTAAGAAGACAAAATCAGGTTTGAAATCAGTTCAAGAAATTACAATTGTAAAGATTGCTTCTCAAAATCTTGCAGAATATTGTTCAGGAAAAGAAAAAGAGTTTGTCATTTAA
- the mce gene encoding methylmalonyl-CoA epimerase has product MKIDHIAIAVNDVEESAKVYQQALGVDSVEFETVETEGVKVAIIHLENGRVELMQPTNDSSPIKKFLDKKGPGLHHMALETDNIEGEVERMEGCGIQFLGQIRPGSAGTKVTFIHPKSLHGVLAELCSHPKD; this is encoded by the coding sequence ATGAAAATTGATCATATTGCAATTGCAGTAAATGATGTAGAGGAATCAGCCAAAGTGTATCAACAGGCATTAGGTGTAGATAGTGTCGAATTTGAAACAGTAGAAACTGAAGGAGTCAAAGTTGCAATTATTCATTTAGAAAACGGTCGTGTTGAATTAATGCAGCCAACAAACGATTCTAGTCCCATCAAAAAATTTCTTGATAAAAAAGGTCCAGGATTACATCATATGGCATTAGAAACTGATAACATTGAAGGCGAAGTAGAACGAATGGAAGGGTGTGGAATTCAATTCTTGGGTCAAATAAGGCCTGGTTCGGCAGGAACTAAAGTTACTTTTATTCATCCAAAATCTCTTCATGGTGTATTGGCAGAACTTTGCTCTCATCCTAAAGACTGA
- a CDS encoding PadR family transcriptional regulator, translating into MPAKIESPFMEGIPSKIYWALYVKPVNGYELAKIVYGKKKNPSTAKIYQNLRKLENQGFIIKNEKNVYSVNIEPLITYLEGILKIHHKKLDDSIKFYLRCTLESELFKKVFSHWCNPSILSKIPYNQVHFGDNLTGLLSLYASVVQTRIHEGKIEPDSLTDLYREIIQDYEDEFLEKISKPFTKKKVFERLVKCFDFFSNDPKFIKSYEIWDKEILDGLQEGFQSYQDLQESIQKKFNGHYSSSEETDFESYLWILLCTWIPKQVLDTMVSLNPQGSTVVSMFDTVSKINQAVEESDQK; encoded by the coding sequence TTGCCAGCAAAGATTGAATCTCCCTTTATGGAAGGAATTCCATCAAAAATCTATTGGGCTCTTTATGTTAAACCAGTTAATGGTTATGAATTGGCAAAAATTGTATACGGCAAGAAAAAAAACCCTTCAACTGCAAAAATATACCAAAATCTTAGGAAACTGGAAAATCAAGGATTTATCATAAAAAATGAAAAAAATGTTTATTCTGTAAATATTGAACCGTTGATCACTTATCTTGAAGGAATTCTAAAAATACACCACAAAAAGTTAGATGATTCTATAAAATTTTACTTAAGATGCACTCTGGAATCTGAATTATTCAAGAAAGTCTTTTCCCATTGGTGCAATCCGTCAATTTTATCAAAAATACCTTATAATCAGGTACATTTTGGCGATAATTTGACTGGATTATTATCACTTTATGCATCTGTTGTACAGACTAGAATCCATGAAGGGAAGATAGAACCTGACAGTTTAACGGATCTTTATAGAGAAATTATACAAGATTACGAAGATGAGTTTTTAGAAAAAATTTCAAAGCCATTCACCAAGAAAAAGGTTTTTGAGAGACTCGTGAAATGTTTTGATTTTTTTTCAAATGATCCAAAATTCATTAAATCTTATGAAATATGGGATAAGGAAATACTTGATGGGTTACAAGAAGGTTTTCAATCATACCAAGATCTTCAAGAGTCCATACAAAAAAAGTTTAATGGACATTATTCGTCATCTGAAGAAACAGATTTTGAATCTTATTTGTGGATACTTCTCTGCACTTGGATTCCAAAACAGGTCTTAGACACAATGGTGTCTCTAAATCCACAGGGTTCCACAGTTGTTTCCATGTTTGATACTGTTTCTAAAATAAATCAAGCAGTGGAAGAATCTGATCAGAAATGA
- a CDS encoding tetratricopeptide repeat protein — MPLKEIRVQFNVPFQIDLPDNPYSVKNSKYSCMVYLAKKISKDNASGWYGNPRISEDRFGHTNYSRCVTRFVFSNPVEFEEEKIQKICTKYSLDALNKILNTCRWKSNEFFNHDILRKDVVAIKYRYFDENHNELGGWTFSSKGAIKIGGKSNLSDAEIGSIKESLMNEKSFPFVSELAKNSIDYFGFRNFRLACVEIQTSAEIILSDILRTYLNDLNSTDPSSVQAYLDAANVNNPSISEFPRYRWDVIKPVLRAATFDTITGESTCQNWNNKCKETRHRVVHAGHQPDQQETIDALKSGLDFLNLLKNYKTTDYDYSNENFDSNIIDKLIDDEEIDEEFAKTLSFEEIQKIDESKVEEFLKKAQEYIKNRKVNDAIKIFDDTLVLDPLNFQVLGNKGIILENEKKYEDAVKCFEEILLFENEHQMALLHKATSLIQLDINKAIQTFDELIKLKPDHLQALGRKGDALCRLQKYDEALCCFDSVLKYNSNIPEAYFKKSLIKYIQGNTSESMELLKNSIEKDVNYKEKAKKAKTFSALLENEEFKKITG, encoded by the coding sequence ATGCCATTAAAAGAAATCAGAGTTCAATTTAATGTACCATTTCAAATTGACCTTCCAGATAATCCATATTCTGTCAAAAATTCAAAATATTCATGCATGGTATATCTTGCAAAAAAGATCTCAAAAGATAATGCTTCAGGATGGTATGGGAATCCAAGGATTTCTGAAGATAGATTCGGACACACCAATTATAGCAGATGTGTTACACGATTTGTTTTTTCAAACCCAGTAGAATTTGAAGAGGAAAAAATTCAAAAAATATGTACTAAATATTCCCTTGATGCGTTAAACAAAATTCTAAATACGTGTAGATGGAAATCAAATGAATTTTTCAATCATGACATACTTCGAAAAGATGTAGTTGCTATCAAGTATCGTTATTTTGATGAAAATCACAATGAATTAGGTGGCTGGACTTTTTCATCCAAAGGAGCAATAAAGATTGGAGGAAAGTCAAATCTATCAGATGCGGAAATAGGTTCAATCAAAGAGAGTTTAATGAATGAAAAATCTTTTCCATTTGTTAGCGAACTAGCCAAAAATTCAATTGATTACTTTGGATTCAGAAATTTTAGATTAGCATGTGTTGAAATTCAAACTTCAGCTGAAATAATTCTATCAGATATTCTTAGAACGTATTTGAATGACTTGAATAGTACTGATCCGTCATCCGTACAGGCATATCTTGACGCTGCTAATGTGAATAATCCTTCAATTTCTGAATTTCCACGATATCGCTGGGATGTAATAAAACCAGTATTACGTGCAGCAACATTTGATACTATTACTGGTGAATCAACATGTCAAAACTGGAACAATAAATGTAAGGAAACAAGGCATCGGGTAGTCCATGCAGGACACCAACCTGATCAACAAGAAACCATTGATGCCCTCAAATCAGGATTAGATTTTTTGAATTTGTTAAAAAATTACAAAACTACTGATTATGATTATTCTAATGAAAATTTTGATTCAAACATAATAGACAAACTGATAGATGATGAAGAAATAGATGAAGAATTTGCTAAAACATTATCCTTTGAAGAAATTCAAAAAATAGATGAAAGTAAAGTAGAAGAATTTTTGAAGAAAGCACAAGAATATATTAAAAACAGAAAAGTTAATGATGCCATAAAAATTTTTGACGATACACTTGTGTTAGATCCGTTGAATTTTCAGGTATTAGGAAACAAGGGAATTATTTTAGAAAACGAAAAAAAATATGAAGATGCCGTGAAATGTTTTGAAGAAATTCTTCTATTTGAAAACGAACATCAAATGGCATTATTACATAAAGCCACTTCTTTAATTCAATTAGATATTAACAAAGCAATTCAAACTTTCGACGAACTAATTAAATTAAAACCTGATCATTTGCAGGCATTAGGTCGTAAGGGTGATGCATTATGTAGATTACAAAAATATGATGAAGCACTTTGTTGTTTTGATTCTGTTTTAAAATACAACTCAAATATTCCTGAGGCATATTTCAAAAAATCATTGATAAAATACATTCAAGGCAATACTTCAGAATCAATGGAATTGTTAAAGAATTCAATAGAAAAAGATGTGAATTACAAAGAAAAAGCAAAAAAAGCAAAAACATTTTCTGCATTACTCGAAAATGAAGAATTCAAGAAAATTACAGGATAA
- a CDS encoding AbiV family abortive infection protein, whose translation MTNGDWSFKQSREQAKKAIANLLINAEEYLKDAKLMYENKRFHHISLPIIFAIEELGSCRIILDKLKNTAEEIELNNYDGLYKHQKSIDKIRNELEISDEKKNWLQDVWKGFPFFSPVAGRVFENDEAEKMRLFAQESMSKETADKFKNLYDDELKIHLEKGAEMRIKDSFVSFDHKTGDSSLGTPMNQHYAEVRVGAVEKMIQKFRIELEGIK comes from the coding sequence ATGACTAATGGGGATTGGAGTTTTAAACAAAGTAGAGAACAAGCAAAAAAGGCAATTGCCAATCTACTAATCAATGCAGAAGAGTATCTAAAAGATGCAAAATTAATGTATGAAAACAAGAGATTTCACCACATTTCACTTCCAATAATTTTTGCTATTGAAGAGCTAGGTTCTTGTAGAATAATCCTTGATAAACTAAAAAACACTGCAGAAGAAATTGAACTGAATAACTATGATGGATTGTACAAACATCAAAAAAGTATTGATAAAATCAGAAATGAATTAGAAATTTCTGATGAAAAGAAAAATTGGTTACAAGATGTATGGAAAGGATTTCCATTTTTTAGTCCTGTTGCAGGAAGGGTATTTGAAAATGATGAAGCAGAAAAAATGAGATTGTTTGCACAGGAGTCCATGAGTAAAGAGACAGCAGACAAATTCAAGAATCTGTATGATGATGAATTAAAAATTCACTTGGAAAAAGGGGCTGAAATGAGAATCAAAGATTCATTTGTATCATTTGATCATAAAACTGGAGATTCCTCCCTTGGAACTCCGATGAATCAACATTATGCAGAGGTAAGAGTTGGAGCAGTTGAAAAAATGATTCAAAAATTCAGAATTGAATTAGAGGGTATTAAATGA
- a CDS encoding tetratricopeptide repeat protein, which produces MFFLLLIPTGYIFAQSEPSLEELLQQVKEFEEQEKYYSGLLKIEEIIDKYPKNVDAKSMKCLFQLNANLPLNEVKSCLDNLPSEVSGDLLVLLTLGSYHAKNNDLEKSKYAFWEAFTLYPKSEKAESRYVTIQLALDPNNEELFQKLQVLYEKNNDFQILENVIALHNEREEYDKSQKLLDIGFKVDANNPNLLTHQGVLYAKQGELKKAEEFFVRAVNEEPDNIQSLLNQGLLYLELGDKENNLEYYKKSRDSYRNVLEIESDNLFGKTTVNYLDQKIGEIQSFLVFVGLSILLIAVIGIVSLTLYISYNNYRKDQDDEETEPDPTKKEKLGKRIIHSKIFMVSYTGFFVISLTLLIVPLLANEMSVWDGNDMANWSTMIVEIGIGIIIVGLVWIFDDSRNKKFSKQQKEISKQTKEIDKQTKNIEGIASETSNTLTQIKEERLKQENYTLLSLRFQIDRLQKLFPDIEKFVAIYNDPNKTTMEEPYVEDLSKEVGYSALISQAESYKELLVETIERNINLSIGFLDPQLRDEILELCVILKQRSVFSNPEKAIIPLHTKKAIEKIDEILKKLDLKK; this is translated from the coding sequence TTGTTTTTTCTACTACTAATTCCCACAGGTTACATATTTGCTCAGTCTGAACCAAGTTTGGAGGAATTGTTACAACAAGTTAAGGAGTTTGAAGAACAAGAAAAATACTATTCAGGATTATTAAAAATTGAAGAGATTATTGATAAATATCCTAAAAATGTGGATGCAAAATCTATGAAATGTCTATTTCAGTTAAATGCAAATTTGCCGTTGAATGAAGTAAAGAGTTGTCTGGATAATTTACCTTCGGAAGTTTCCGGAGATCTACTTGTTTTGCTTACTTTAGGTTCATATCATGCTAAAAACAATGATCTTGAAAAATCAAAATATGCTTTTTGGGAAGCATTTACCCTATATCCAAAAAGTGAAAAAGCTGAATCCAGATATGTCACAATACAACTTGCATTAGATCCAAATAATGAAGAATTGTTTCAAAAACTGCAAGTTCTTTATGAAAAAAATAACGATTTTCAAATTTTAGAAAATGTAATTGCATTACATAATGAACGTGAAGAATATGATAAGTCGCAAAAACTATTGGATATTGGATTTAAGGTTGACGCAAATAATCCAAATCTTTTAACCCACCAAGGTGTTTTGTATGCAAAACAAGGTGAATTAAAAAAAGCTGAAGAATTTTTTGTGAGAGCCGTCAATGAAGAACCTGATAATATCCAATCATTACTCAATCAAGGTTTACTGTATCTGGAATTAGGAGATAAAGAAAATAATCTAGAATATTATAAAAAATCACGCGATAGTTATCGAAATGTTTTAGAAATAGAATCTGATAATCTATTTGGGAAAACCACTGTAAATTATTTAGATCAAAAAATTGGTGAAATACAATCCTTTCTAGTCTTTGTTGGATTAAGTATTCTATTAATTGCAGTTATTGGAATTGTAAGTCTAACATTATACATTAGTTATAACAACTATAGAAAAGATCAAGATGATGAAGAAACAGAGCCCGATCCTACTAAGAAAGAGAAATTAGGAAAAAGAATAATCCATTCCAAAATTTTCATGGTATCCTACACGGGTTTTTTTGTTATTTCATTAACTCTGTTAATTGTCCCCTTATTAGCAAATGAAATGTCTGTCTGGGATGGAAATGACATGGCGAATTGGAGTACAATGATTGTGGAAATAGGAATTGGAATTATCATAGTAGGGTTAGTTTGGATTTTTGATGATTCAAGAAATAAGAAATTCAGTAAACAACAAAAAGAAATTTCTAAACAAACAAAGGAAATCGATAAACAAACTAAGAACATTGAAGGAATAGCATCCGAAACAAGTAACACATTGACCCAAATTAAAGAAGAGAGATTAAAACAAGAAAACTATACACTTCTAAGTTTACGTTTTCAAATCGATAGATTGCAAAAATTATTCCCAGATATTGAGAAATTTGTTGCAATTTACAACGACCCCAATAAAACCACCATGGAGGAACCATATGTGGAGGATTTGAGTAAAGAAGTGGGGTATAGTGCTCTAATTAGTCAAGCTGAGTCTTACAAAGAATTACTGGTAGAGACAATTGAAAGAAATATCAACTTGTCCATAGGATTTTTAGATCCACAATTACGTGATGAGATTCTTGAATTATGTGTAATATTAAAACAAAGATCTGTTTTCAGCAATCCGGAAAAAGCTATCATCCCCTTACATACAAAAAAGGCTATTGAAAAAATAGATGAAATTTTAAAAAAATTAGACTTAAAAAAATAG
- a CDS encoding DNA polymerase, giving the protein MIPTSNAKTLDGIRMRKQNRNLNSSKDPRYVVGIDTETENGDIFLIADSDGNYLDGKITFDGIAEFLFRHEYEWIFFYNLSYDAECILKLLPEEILIQYKWKKELRFQYKKYKIHYIDRKKLTISKGNHSISCYDIAQYYDNKSLDVASESVGLSLDQEYLDLKKNRKIFSKFYYSRNKRQIRAYCIKDCRLTKELSEYWIGIFETVFSFYPNNWISAGYLAEKVLINNDIPIPLFNELQYPIQEIARSSFYGGRFELIKRGYIGECYLYDLNSAYPYALTTMPDITQGKWFESKKIHPKSKIGFFFIEANISDKVKIAPFPFVKKNRTICYPSGKFKTYVTLDELLMVKGDPEINYKILDSWQFIPRNNCTYPFKNFIKKQYYKRLELKEENNPLEKAIKIVLNSIYGKMAQRTNNVIGNLFNPVIASYITGYTRRQLYEFTKKNKLDNFVVAYATDSVACQKKIKNLDSKKLGKMKLDKQADDVIFLSNGFYKFNGIWKNRGIGYDNERKIEIEHLETRVKKDGQLYIGVKSTRTTHIKSGILYNRLKKVGKIESYEKKIGLNSDKKRLWDSDLESLNSKMMCDSLPIPADLVGELIGKEDLEWYDDEKYEPESEL; this is encoded by the coding sequence ATGATTCCAACATCAAACGCCAAAACACTTGATGGCATTAGAATGCGTAAACAAAACCGAAATCTCAATTCTTCAAAAGATCCTCGATATGTAGTTGGGATAGATACTGAAACTGAGAATGGAGATATCTTTCTTATTGCAGATTCTGATGGAAATTACCTTGATGGAAAAATAACATTTGATGGTATAGCAGAGTTTCTGTTCCGACATGAATATGAATGGATTTTCTTTTACAATTTATCTTATGACGCTGAATGTATTCTAAAGTTACTCCCTGAAGAAATACTGATACAGTACAAATGGAAAAAAGAACTACGATTCCAATACAAAAAATATAAAATTCATTATATCGATAGAAAGAAACTCACAATATCCAAAGGGAATCACTCTATTTCCTGTTACGATATAGCACAATACTATGACAACAAATCACTTGATGTTGCATCAGAATCTGTTGGATTATCCCTTGATCAAGAATATTTGGATTTGAAGAAAAACAGAAAAATTTTCTCAAAATTCTATTATTCTCGAAACAAACGTCAAATTCGTGCCTACTGTATCAAAGATTGTAGGCTTACAAAGGAGTTATCAGAATATTGGATTGGGATATTTGAGACAGTATTCTCATTTTATCCCAATAACTGGATTTCAGCAGGGTATCTGGCAGAAAAGGTTCTGATTAACAATGACATTCCAATTCCTCTATTCAATGAATTGCAATACCCAATACAAGAGATTGCCCGAAGTTCGTTTTATGGTGGACGATTTGAGTTAATCAAAAGAGGATACATTGGAGAATGTTACCTGTATGATCTAAACTCTGCATATCCGTATGCACTAACTACAATGCCTGACATCACTCAAGGAAAGTGGTTTGAATCAAAAAAGATTCATCCAAAATCAAAGATTGGCTTCTTTTTCATTGAAGCAAACATTTCAGACAAAGTAAAGATTGCACCATTTCCATTTGTAAAAAAGAATAGAACCATTTGCTATCCTTCTGGTAAATTCAAGACATATGTTACACTAGATGAATTACTCATGGTAAAAGGAGATCCTGAAATAAATTATAAAATATTAGATTCATGGCAGTTCATTCCAAGGAATAATTGCACATATCCTTTCAAGAACTTTATCAAAAAACAATACTACAAAAGATTAGAACTAAAAGAAGAGAACAATCCATTAGAGAAAGCAATCAAGATAGTATTGAATTCCATATATGGTAAGATGGCACAACGTACCAATAATGTTATCGGGAATTTATTCAATCCCGTAATTGCATCTTACATTACAGGATACACAAGACGACAACTCTATGAATTTACAAAGAAAAACAAACTTGATAACTTTGTTGTGGCATATGCAACAGATTCTGTTGCATGTCAAAAGAAGATAAAAAACCTTGACAGCAAAAAACTAGGAAAAATGAAACTTGACAAACAGGCAGATGATGTGATTTTTCTCTCAAACGGATTCTACAAATTCAATGGAATCTGGAAGAATCGTGGTATAGGATATGACAACGAAAGAAAAATAGAGATTGAGCATTTAGAAACCAGAGTCAAAAAAGACGGTCAGTTATACATCGGAGTGAAATCCACTAGAACCACCCACATAAAGTCAGGGATTTTGTATAACAGGCTCAAAAAAGTGGGTAAAATTGAATCATATGAGAAGAAAATTGGGCTGAATTCAGATAAAAAAAGACTATGGGATTCAGATTTAGAATCTCTGAATAGTAAAATGATGTGTGATTCTCTTCCAATTCCTGCAGATTTGGTAGGGGAATTGATTGGAAAAGAGGATTTGGAATGGTATGACGATGAAAAGTATGAACCTGAAAGTGAATTATGA